In Oryza brachyantha chromosome 1, ObraRS2, whole genome shotgun sequence, the following are encoded in one genomic region:
- the LOC102708673 gene encoding calumenin-like: MPPPPSPTAATAGRRSPFPVLLIYVAFALFILLLLTSYSPRSQPRGGGRSLHRRLKLHPRNPSPGGSGDQRQQNQQNQQHHAASFDPEIAELERRLEDKEWEREHYRILHGEGGGGADEHMKEWEEFLREDDDFINDDDRFNLADRIRALFPKIDLAPQDGFVSLDELARWNLEQSRADQLHRSAREMELYNKNGDGMVSYGDFRAQHDESHGEVNSLGFPWWKEEHFNASDADGDGLLNKAEFNDFLNPSDSENPKIISLLCKQEIRQRDKDGDGKLNFEEYFHGLHDHIHGYDDENAYISLIGNTTVAKERFAKLDKDNDGFVSDHELEPVLDKLHLSERYYARQQAIHAISEADKDHDGRLTLEEMIENPYAFYGSVFLSDDEDDFHDEFR, from the exons atgccgccgccgccctcgccgacggccgccacggcggggcggaggtccCCATTCCCCGTCCTCCTCATCTACGTCGCGTTCGCGCTCTTCATCCTGCTCCTCCTCACCTCCTACTCCCCACGCTCCcagccccgcggcggcggccgcagcctccaccgccgcctcaaGCTCCACCCCAGGAACCCCTCCCCCGGAGGCAGCGGGGATCAGAGGCAGCAGAACCAGCAGAACCAGCAGCACCACGCGGCGTCGTTCGACCCGGAGATCGCGGAGCTGGAGCGGCGGCTGGAGGACAAGGAGTGGGAGCGGGAGCACTACCGCATCCTGCACGGCGAGGGCGGGGGAGGGGCGGACGAGCACATGAAGGAGTGGGAGGAGTTCCTCAGGGAGGACGATGACTTCatcaacgacgacgaccgctTCAACCTCGCCGACCGCATCCGCGCGCTCTTCCCCAAGATCGACCTCGCCCCGCAGGACGGGTTCGTCTCCCTCGACGAGCTCGCCAGGTGGAACCTCGAGCAGTCCAGGGCCGACCAGCTCCACCGCTCCGCTAGGGAGATGGAGCTCTACAACAAGAATGGTGACGGGATGGTCTCCTACGGGGACTTCCGGGCTCAGCACGATGAATCCCATG GGGAGGTTAATTCGCTGGGGTTCCCATGGTGGAAAGAGGAGCATTTCAATGCTTCGGATGCAGACGGCGATGGTTTGCTAAATAAAGCTGAATTTAATGA CTTCCTTAATCCCAGCGATTCAGAGAACCCCAAAATTATCAGCTTGCTCTGCAAACAAGAAATAAG GCAGAGAGACAAGGATGGTGATGGAAAGCTAAACTTTGAAGAATATTTTCATGGGCTACATGACCATATACATGGTTATGATGACGAGAACGCATATATTTCCCTCATTGGGAACACAACAGTAGCTAAGGAGCGGTTTGCCAAACTTGACAAAGACAACGATGG GTTTGTTTCAGATCATGAACTAGAACCTGTTCTTGATAAGCTCCATCTTTCAGAACGTTATTATGCTAGACAACAAGCCATCCATGCTATTTCAGAG GCTGACAAAGATCATGATGGAAGGCTAACCTTGGAAGAGATGATTGAGAACCCGTATGCATTTTATGGGAGTGTCTTCCTTAGTGACGACGAAGACGATTTCCATGATGAATTCCGCTGA
- the LOC121054684 gene encoding LOB domain-containing protein 3-like produces the protein MGDETDGGTPPPPPPPPPPACAACKHQRRRCTPGCKLAPYFPAHQPDRFKNAHRVFGIKNILRLMETAGEERRNDAIKSVVYESDAWAVDGVRGAAGIVANLFRELRGLEAELAELNRQLELRRGPKPPPAPAGAVVPGGQDFHRRLPQAQSSTATLPPNCHHDIYMAPSYHVRRDDEDYLVEPSSRPADDAVAMSTAERHGDGRGLAPPRDNAKGEDDPTSSMRFLR, from the coding sequence ATGGGCGATGAGACAGACGGGGgcacgccgcctccgcctccgccgccgccgccgccggcgtgcgcCGCGTGCAAGCACCAGCGGCGGAGGTGCACGCCAGGCTGCAAGCTGGCGCCCTACTTCCCGGCCCACCAGCCCGACCGGTTCAAGAACGCGCACCGCGTCTTCGGCATCAAGAACATCCTCCGCCTCATGGAGAccgccggggaggagaggcgcaACGACGCCATCAAGTCCGTCGTCTACGAGTCCGACGCGTGGGCCGTCGACGGCGtgcgcggcgccgcgggcATCGTCGCGAACCTCTTCCGGGAGCTCCGCGGCCTGGAGGCCGAGCTCGCCGAGCTCAACAGGCAGCTGGAGCTCCGCCGCGGTccgaagccgccgccggcgcccgccggcgccgtcgtccctGGTGGCCAGGACTTCCACAGGCGGTTGCCGCAGGCGCAGTCTTCGACGGCGACACTACCGCCGAACTGTCACCACGACATCTACATGGCACCGTCGTACCATGTACGGAGAGACGATGAAGATTATCTAGTTGAGCCATCCTCCCGCCCAGCGGATGATGCGGTGGCGATGTCGACGGCAGAGCGCCATGGGGATGGACGTGGGTTAGCTCCTCCTCGTGACAACGCAAAGGGAGAAGACGACCCTACCTCATCGATGAGGTTCCTCCGATAG
- the LOC102708951 gene encoding zealexin A1 synthase-like yields MATYAKMADASSRSYLYLCLAVVSLLAVLLARRRRRSDTARDGHGGGLRLPPGPWQLPVIGSLHHMVGKPPHRAMHDLARRHGAPVMALQLGEVPTVVISSPEAAQEVLRTNDAVFATRRLSCSMGAATKGRSMSFAPYGDYWRMLRKVAVTELLCASRVASFRSIREEEVAAWLRALAAGERGVELEMQAELTRLVANSTVRTVVGDGDRCAHRDEFLRQLERANKLATVFNPVDLWPSSRLAARLSGGVRKFVGCVDEIRRIVDGIIQEHLEKPRGGREDFLDVLLRIHKEGELQVPLDMESIHYLVADLFAGGSDTSATLLEWTLAELIRNPKVMAKATAEVRDAFAAAGAVSEGRALGELRYLQLVIKESLRLHPPVPLLLPRECQEPSRVLGYDVPRGTQVLVNVFALSRDERCWPAAEEFLPERFGDGEAAAGLDFRGADMEFVPFGAGRRMCPGMALVLANTELTIASLLFHFDWEAPGIADPTKLDMTEEFGVTMRRKNKLLLRPVLRIPVPGA; encoded by the exons ATGGCGACTTACGCAAAAATGGCAGACGCGTCGTCTCGCAGTTACCTGTACCTTTGCTTGGCCGTCGTGTCGTTGCTCGCCGTGCTCCTCGCCCGTCGACGGAGGCGGTCGGACACTGCCCGtgacggccacggcggcgggctACGGCTGCCGCCCGGGCCGTGGCAGCTGCCGGTCATAGGCAGCCTGCACCACATGGTGGGGAAGCCCCCGCACCGCGCGATGCACGACCTGGCgcgccgccacggcgcgcCGGTCATGGCGCTGCAGCTCGGCGAGGTGCCCACGGTGGTGATCTCGTCCCCGGAGGCGGCGCAGGAGGTGCTGCGGACGAACGACGCGGTGTTCGCGACGCGCCGGCTGAGCTGCTCCATGGGCGCGGCCACGAAGGGGAGGAGCATGTCCTTCGCGCCGTACGGCGACTACTGGCGCATGCTCCGGAAGGTCGCCGTCACGGAGCTCCTCTGCGCCAGCCGCGTCGCCTCCTTCCGTTCCATccgcgaggaggaggtcgcCGCCTGGCTGCGCGcgctggccgccggcgagcgaggCGTGGAGTTGGAGATGCAGGCGGAGCTGACAAGGCTCGTGGCGAACTCCACCGTGCGCACGGTGGTCGGGGACGGCGACCGGTGCGCGCACCGCGACGAGTTCCTCCGCCAGCTCGAGCGCGCCAACAAGCTCGCCACCGTGTTCAACCCGGTGGACCTgtggccgtcgtcgcgcctGGCCGCGCGCCTCAGCGGCGGGGTGCGCAAGTTCGTGGGGTGCGTCGACGAGATACGCCGCATCGTCGACGGCATCATCCAGGAGCACCTGGAGAAGCCTcgcggcggcagggaggaCTTCCTCGACGTGCTCCTGAGGATACACAAGGAGGGCGAGCTCCAGGTTCCGCTCGACATGGAATCCATCCATTACCTCGTCGCG GACCtcttcgccggcggcagcgacacGTCGGCGACGTTGCTGGAGTGGACGCTCGCGGAGCTGATTCGGAACCCCAAGGTGATGGCGAAGGCGACAGCGGAGGTGagggacgccttcgccgccgcaggcGCCGTGTCGGAGGGCCGCGCGCTCGGCGAGCTCCGGTACCTGCAGCTCGTCATCAAGGAGTCGCTCCGGCTGCATCCGCCGGTGCCGCTGCTCCTCCCGCGCGAGTGCCAGGAGCCGAGCCGGGTGCTGGGCTACGATGTGCCGCGCGGCACGCAGGTGCTGGTCAACGTCTTCGCGCTCAGCCGCGACGAGCGGTGCTggcccgccgccgaggagTTCCTGCCGGAGCggttcggcgacggcgaggcggccgccggGCTGGACTTCAGGGGCGCCGACATGGAGTTCGTGCCGTtcggcgccgggcggcggaTGTGCCCCGGGATGGCGCTGGTGCTCGCCAACACGGAGCTGACGATCGCCAGCCTGCTCTTCCACTTCGACTGGGAGGCGCCGGGCATCGCCGACCCGACCAAGCTGGACATGACGGAGGAGTTCGGCGTCACCATGCGCCGGAAGAACAAGCTCCTGCTCCGCCCCGTGCTCCGCATTCCCGTCCCCGGCGCCTAG